One Falco naumanni isolate bFalNau1 chromosome 13, bFalNau1.pat, whole genome shotgun sequence DNA segment encodes these proteins:
- the OTOL1 gene encoding otolin-1, whose amino-acid sequence MRSSPGSVSAFVMLVVTAVHAGPKVTPAVKYTKPKPLQLVGDGASHPPLTPVVGKSSFPAAAGRADLPTPSPMARGATTLFPFENYTLDAADFFFNCCDCCPPAAGPRGKPGEQGPPGPKGEKGDAGLQGLQGAPGPQGPKGSKGERGGKGEQGERGVSGNPGYPGKPGLQGEAGVKGNKGNYGFPGLKGQKGSKGDTCENGTKGDKGDRGDAGDPGVDGEQGDKGEKGDTGQKGYCGEPGGKGAKGERGEGGAKGEKGSKGEMGVDGVQGVDGKQGEKGEQGTKGEKGDLGPAGVMGPSGPKGIAGSKGGRGAPGKKGSRGAKGARGDTAKLLRSAFSAGLSKPFPPPNVPIRFDKILYNDQEDYNPSTGKFNCSVPGAYVFAYHLTVRGRPARVSLVARSRKVAKARETLYGQEIDQASFLTVLKLSAGDQVWLEVARDWNGVYVSAEDDSVFTGFLLYPDVFEILL is encoded by the exons ATGAGGAGCTCACCGGGCTCCGTCTCAGCGTTTGTGATGCTGGTTGTTACTGCTGTGCACGCGGGACCGAAGGTGACCCCAGCTGTGAAGTACACGAAGCCGAAGCCCTTACAGCTGGTGGGCGATGGTGCCTCCCACCCGCCCCTCACCCCTGTCGTGGGGAAAAGCTCATTCCCAGCAGCAGCGGGCAGAGCCGACTTACCCACCCCGAGCCCCATGGCCCGAGGGGCCACCACGCTCTTCCCCTTCGAGAACTACACACTCGATGCAGCCGATTTCTTCTTCAACTGCTGTGACTGCTGCCCACCTGCCGCGGGGCCCCGGGGGaagccaggagagcagggccCCCCAG GTCCCAAGGGGGAAAAGGGAGATGCTGGTCTGCAAGGTCTGCAGGGAGCCCCAGGTCCTCAAGGTCCAAAAGGTTCTAAAggagaaagag GAGGCAAAGGGGAGCAAGGCGAGCGAGGAGTAAGTGGAAACCCCGGTTATCCAGGCAAACCTGGGCTGCAAG GTGAAGCTGGAGTAAAAGGCAATAAGGGCAACTACGGCTTCCCTGGACTGAAGGGACAAAAGGGGTCCAAAGGGGACACTTGTGAGAATGGGACCAAAGGAGACAAGGGAGATAGGGGGGATGCTGGAGACCCGGGAGTGGATGGAGAACAGGGggacaaaggagaaaagggagacaCAGGGCAGAAGGGGTACTGTGGGGAGCCAGGGGGAAAAGGTGCgaaaggagaaagaggggaagggggggcaaagggagaaaaagggagCAAGGGGGAGATGGGGGTTGACGGTGTTCAGGGAGTGGATGGgaaacagggagaaaagggCGAGCAAGGCACTAAGGGTGAAAAAGGGGACCTGGGACCCGCTGGTGTGATGGGACCTTCTGGGCCCAAGGGGATTGCCGGCAGCAAGGGGGGCCGAGGGGCCCCGGGAAAGAAAGGCTCCCGTGGGGCAAAGGGTGCCCGAGGGGACACTGCAAAGCTCCTGCGATCAGCATTCAGCGCTGGCCTGTCCAAGCCCTTCCCTCCACCCAACGTCCCCATTAGATTTGATAAGATCTTGTACAATGACCAGGAAGATTACAACCCTTCCACGGGGAAATTCAACTGCAGCGTGCCTGGGGCGTACGTCTTCGCCTACCACCTGACGGTGAGAGGGCGCCCAGCCCGCGTCAGCCTCGTCGCCCGCAGCAGGAAGGTGGCCAAAGCCCGTGAGACGCTCTACGGCCAGGAGATCGACCAGGCATCCTTTCTGACCGTCCTGAAGCTGAGTGCGGGCGACCAGGTGTGGCTGGAGGTGGCGCGGGACTGGAACGGGGTCTATGTCAGCGCTGAGGACGACAGTGTCTTTACAGGCTTTCTTCTGTATCCAGATGTTTTTGAGATCCTGCTATAG